A DNA window from Chelativorans sp. AA-79 contains the following coding sequences:
- the ugpC gene encoding sn-glycerol-3-phosphate ABC transporter ATP-binding protein UgpC, which produces MAELALEQLSKSFGAVEVIPSLDLQISDGEFVVFVGPSGCGKSTLLRLIAGLEEATSGDIRIAGKSMVTVPAADRGVAMVFQSYALYPHMTVRQNLSFGLENIRMPREEIVRRVEAAARMLQIEDYLERRPKELSGGQRQRVAIGRAITRDPKIFLFDEPLSNLDAELRVLMRVEITSLHERLGNTMIYVTHDQIEAMTMADKIVVLRKGVIEQVGAPLDLYNRPRNLFVAGFIGSPRMNFIDGVVSEVTETGIAFQSPHLPPFTLPARPGAVRAGMPVTLGVRPEHFALSVDGEGWPLALGVAEQHGANSYLHCTTPDGTPILIHEAGQSRVRRGDLLFAKPQDGHWHLFDSEGLRLPLAED; this is translated from the coding sequence ACTGGAACAACTGAGCAAATCCTTCGGCGCCGTCGAGGTGATCCCAAGCCTCGATCTTCAGATCAGCGACGGCGAGTTCGTCGTCTTCGTCGGCCCGTCAGGTTGCGGCAAATCCACCTTGCTCCGGCTCATCGCGGGGCTGGAGGAGGCGACCTCCGGGGACATCCGCATCGCCGGGAAAAGCATGGTCACGGTGCCTGCCGCGGACCGGGGCGTGGCCATGGTGTTCCAGTCCTACGCGCTCTATCCGCACATGACCGTGCGCCAGAACCTCTCCTTCGGGCTCGAGAACATCCGCATGCCGAGGGAAGAGATCGTGCGGCGGGTCGAGGCGGCGGCGAGGATGCTGCAGATCGAGGACTATCTCGAACGCCGCCCCAAGGAACTGTCGGGAGGCCAGCGGCAACGTGTCGCCATCGGCCGGGCGATCACGCGCGATCCCAAGATCTTCCTGTTCGACGAGCCGCTGTCCAATCTGGACGCCGAGCTGCGCGTGCTGATGCGGGTGGAGATCACCAGCCTGCACGAACGGCTGGGCAACACCATGATCTACGTCACCCACGACCAGATCGAAGCCATGACCATGGCCGACAAGATCGTGGTGCTGCGCAAAGGCGTGATCGAGCAGGTCGGGGCGCCCCTCGACCTCTACAACCGCCCGCGCAATCTCTTCGTCGCAGGTTTCATCGGCTCGCCGCGCATGAACTTCATCGACGGCGTGGTCAGCGAGGTCACCGAGACGGGCATCGCCTTCCAGAGCCCGCATCTGCCGCCTTTCACGCTTCCTGCCCGGCCGGGCGCCGTGCGCGCGGGAATGCCGGTGACGCTTGGTGTCCGTCCGGAGCATTTCGCCCTCTCGGTCGACGGAGAGGGTTGGCCGCTGGCATTGGGCGTGGCCGAGCAGCACGGCGCCAACAGCTATCTTCACTGCACGACGCCGGACGGTACGCCGATCCTGATCCATGAAGCCGGCCAGAGCCGTGTCCGGCGCGGCGACCTGCTCTTCGCCAAGCCCCAGGACGGGCATTGGCACCTCTTCGACAGCGAAGGGCTACGCCTGCCGCTTGCCGAGGACTGA
- a CDS encoding TRAP transporter permease: MADNPKGAPGQAQLSGDDLQDLVASTDTGARNPAGTAGYIIAGVALCWSLFQLYIASPLPYILSSFTGLGLVLNDAQSRAIHLAFGLFLAYVAFPALTRSPRDRVPIQDWILALAAAACALYIFVFYHELAQRPGLPITRDLVVAGLGMLLLLEATRRALGPPLVIVALVFLAYVFFGSSPVVPDIIRWGGASFSRAMDQMWLSPNGVFGVALGVSSAFVFLFVLFGSMLDRAGAGNFFIKLAFALLGHLRGGPAKAAVLSSMMTGFISGSSIANVVTTGTFTIPLMKRVGFTPEKAGSVEVASSVNGQIMPPVMGAAAFLMVEYVGIPYLQVIKHAFLPAVITYIALLYVVHLEAVKNDMPVLEKRIAHPLPVTLMRTGITIASMVILAGIVYYGVAFIRYLVPGISGPVLILALLGVYVLLVWYAAQGQDLELDDPDAPVVQLPIATEVLKTGLYYLLPLVVLIWFLMIERTSPGLSAFYAVLLLIFIVLTQKPLKALFRGLQSDTGRAFAEGFADLVAGLIAGARNMIGIACATAAAGIVVGTVTLTGIGQVMAEFVEFLSGGNIFLILVYTAVISLVLGMGLPTTANYIVVSSLMAPVIVTLGAANGVLIPLIAAHMFVFYFGIMADVTPPVGLASFAAAAVSGGDPLKTGFTAFFYSLRTVILPFIFVFNTDLLLINVGLVQAIWIFCLSLLAMLIFAAATQGFFMTKSRLWESVALLLVTFMLLRPGFFLDLVQPPYEQIEPQRVFEAVENEPSGAEARLVIRGPSFENPDEMLERTMAFNLGEAGETGEARFEEATGLPVRIENGTVIVDEPLDFNSFAGRTLSNMDFYADQPVQLTAVEVTAADRMPRQVFYIPAVLILALVVFLQRRRGGTIAGKPVPRPAV, translated from the coding sequence ATGGCCGACAATCCGAAGGGTGCTCCGGGGCAGGCGCAGCTTTCCGGCGACGATCTGCAGGATCTCGTCGCCTCCACCGATACCGGCGCGCGCAATCCGGCGGGAACGGCGGGCTACATCATTGCCGGCGTGGCGCTCTGCTGGTCGCTGTTCCAGCTCTACATCGCCTCGCCGCTCCCTTATATCCTGTCGAGCTTCACCGGCCTCGGCCTCGTGCTCAACGACGCGCAGAGCCGCGCCATCCACCTGGCCTTCGGCCTCTTCCTCGCCTATGTGGCGTTCCCCGCCTTGACCCGCAGCCCGCGCGACCGGGTGCCGATCCAGGATTGGATCCTGGCCCTGGCTGCCGCCGCCTGTGCGCTCTACATCTTCGTCTTCTACCATGAGCTGGCGCAGCGCCCGGGCCTGCCGATCACGCGGGATCTCGTGGTGGCCGGGCTCGGCATGCTGCTTCTTCTGGAGGCCACGCGCCGCGCGCTCGGCCCGCCGCTTGTGATCGTGGCACTGGTTTTCCTGGCCTATGTCTTCTTCGGTTCGTCCCCGGTCGTGCCCGATATCATCCGCTGGGGAGGCGCCTCCTTCAGCCGCGCGATGGACCAGATGTGGCTGTCGCCCAACGGCGTCTTCGGCGTCGCGCTCGGCGTCTCCTCGGCCTTCGTGTTCCTGTTCGTGCTGTTCGGCTCCATGCTCGACCGGGCGGGCGCCGGCAACTTCTTCATCAAGCTCGCTTTCGCGCTGCTTGGCCATCTGCGCGGCGGCCCGGCCAAGGCGGCGGTGCTTTCCTCGATGATGACCGGCTTCATCTCCGGCTCTTCGATCGCCAATGTGGTCACCACCGGCACCTTCACGATCCCGCTGATGAAGCGGGTGGGCTTCACGCCCGAAAAAGCGGGCTCGGTGGAGGTGGCGAGTTCGGTGAACGGCCAGATCATGCCGCCGGTGATGGGGGCTGCCGCCTTTCTCATGGTGGAATATGTCGGCATCCCCTATCTGCAGGTCATCAAGCATGCCTTCCTGCCGGCCGTGATCACCTATATCGCTCTCCTTTATGTCGTGCATCTGGAGGCGGTGAAGAACGACATGCCGGTGCTGGAGAAGCGCATCGCGCACCCGCTGCCGGTGACCCTCATGCGGACGGGCATCACCATCGCCTCGATGGTCATCCTGGCGGGTATCGTATACTACGGCGTCGCCTTCATCCGTTATCTGGTCCCCGGCATTTCCGGCCCTGTTCTCATTCTCGCTCTGCTCGGCGTCTATGTCCTGCTCGTCTGGTATGCGGCGCAGGGGCAGGATCTCGAACTGGATGATCCGGACGCGCCGGTCGTGCAACTGCCGATCGCGACCGAGGTGCTGAAGACCGGGCTCTACTATCTCCTGCCCCTGGTGGTCCTCATCTGGTTCCTGATGATCGAGCGTACCTCGCCCGGGCTGTCGGCCTTCTACGCGGTCCTGCTGCTGATCTTCATCGTTCTCACGCAAAAGCCCTTGAAGGCTCTGTTCCGCGGCTTGCAGTCGGATACGGGACGGGCCTTCGCGGAAGGTTTCGCCGATCTCGTGGCCGGCCTCATCGCCGGCGCCCGCAACATGATCGGCATCGCCTGCGCAACGGCGGCGGCGGGCATTGTGGTGGGCACAGTCACGCTCACGGGCATCGGCCAGGTCATGGCGGAATTCGTCGAATTCCTGTCGGGCGGAAACATCTTCCTGATCCTCGTCTACACGGCCGTGATCAGCCTCGTGCTCGGCATGGGCCTGCCGACGACGGCGAACTATATCGTCGTCTCCTCGCTGATGGCGCCGGTCATCGTGACGCTCGGTGCGGCGAACGGCGTGCTGATCCCGCTGATCGCCGCGCATATGTTCGTCTTCTATTTCGGCATCATGGCCGATGTGACGCCACCGGTGGGGCTTGCCTCCTTTGCCGCGGCCGCGGTCTCGGGAGGCGACCCGCTGAAGACGGGCTTCACCGCCTTCTTCTATTCGCTCCGCACGGTGATCCTGCCCTTCATCTTCGTCTTCAACACGGACCTTCTGCTTATCAATGTCGGGTTGGTGCAGGCGATATGGATCTTCTGCCTCTCGCTGCTGGCGATGCTGATCTTCGCCGCCGCCACGCAGGGCTTCTTCATGACGAAGTCGCGCCTGTGGGAATCGGTGGCGCTGCTGCTGGTCACCTTCATGCTTCTGCGGCCCGGTTTCTTCCTCGATCTCGTCCAGCCGCCCTACGAGCAGATCGAGCCTCAGCGGGTGTTCGAAGCGGTCGAGAACGAGCCGTCCGGCGCGGAGGCGCGCCTCGTCATCCGGGGGCCGAGCTTCGAGAATCCCGACGAGATGCTGGAGCGCACCATGGCCTTCAATCTCGGCGAAGCGGGGGAAACCGGCGAGGCTCGCTTCGAGGAGGCCACCGGCCTGCCCGTGCGCATCGAGAACGGGACGGTGATCGTCGACGAGCCGCTCGATTTCAACAGCTTCGCCGGCCGCACGCTTTCCAACATGGACTTCTACGCCGACCAGCCGGTGCAACTCACTGCAGTGGAGGTGACGGCTGCTGATCGCATGCCGCGCCAGGTCTTCTACATCCCGGCCGTCCTCATCCTTGCGCTCGTGGTGTTCCTGCAGCGCCGGCGCGGGGGCACGATCGCCGGCAAACCGGTCCCGCGGCCGGCGGTCTGA
- a CDS encoding universal stress protein, translating into MYKDILLSIDLGNEESEMRAVETAVEYARAFRSRLHVMTVVPDYGMSIVGGFFPKGHEQKALDHANQALHDFTTKHVPTDIKHRHIVGHGSIYREILRYAGLVKADLIVLSAKRPGPEDYLIGPNAARVVRHAMISVLVVR; encoded by the coding sequence ATGTACAAGGACATTCTCCTTTCCATCGATCTCGGCAACGAGGAAAGCGAGATGCGCGCGGTCGAGACCGCGGTCGAATATGCCCGCGCCTTCCGCAGCCGGCTGCACGTCATGACGGTGGTGCCCGACTACGGCATGTCGATCGTCGGCGGCTTCTTCCCCAAGGGGCATGAGCAGAAGGCGCTCGATCACGCCAACCAGGCGCTGCACGACTTCACCACGAAGCACGTGCCGACGGATATCAAGCACCGCCACATCGTGGGCCACGGCTCGATCTACCGCGAGATCCTGCGCTATGCGGGGCTGGTCAAGGCCGACCTGATCGTGCTGTCCGCCAAGCGGCCGGGGCCGGAGGATTATCTCATCGGTCCGAATGCGGCGCGCGTCGTCCGGCATGCGATGATTTCGGTTCTCGTCGTGCGGTAG